Proteins from a single region of Flavobacterium sp. YJ01:
- a CDS encoding YdeI/OmpD-associated family protein — MTPTFFADQSQFRKWLEKNHQKEKELLVGFYKVTSGKPSITWPESVDQALCFGWIDGVRKSIDLESYTIRFTPRKTSSIWSAINIQKMEDLTKAGLMTDAGLKAFSFRTENKSKIYSHEKEPVPLLDSYENLFKSNKIAWEFFEKQAPSYKKVMIHWIMSAKQEKTQLSRLEKTIAESEKQKRVL, encoded by the coding sequence ATGACACCAACTTTCTTCGCAGATCAATCCCAATTTAGAAAATGGCTGGAGAAAAATCATCAAAAAGAAAAAGAGCTTTTGGTTGGTTTTTATAAAGTTACGAGCGGAAAACCTTCTATAACTTGGCCAGAATCTGTAGATCAGGCACTTTGTTTTGGCTGGATTGATGGCGTTAGAAAATCTATTGATTTGGAGAGTTATACCATTCGTTTTACTCCAAGAAAAACTTCAAGTATTTGGAGTGCCATAAATATTCAAAAAATGGAAGATTTGACTAAAGCTGGACTAATGACAGATGCAGGCTTAAAAGCTTTTAGTTTTAGAACCGAAAATAAATCCAAAATTTACTCGCATGAAAAAGAACCAGTTCCATTGTTAGATAGTTATGAAAATCTGTTTAAAAGCAATAAAATAGCTTGGGAATTTTTCGAGAAACAAGCGCCTTCGTACAAAAAAGTTATGATTCATTGGATTATGAGTGCAAAGCAAGAAAAAACACAATTGTCAAGATTGGAAAAAACAATTGCCGAAAGCGAAAAACAGAAAAGAGTCTTGTAA
- a CDS encoding Pr6Pr family membrane protein — protein sequence MEKENTTKIKGEILLGIIFALELYALPVQFYLLLKGSEFTFFSAAVRFFSFFTITTNSIVFICTAMLLFGGKCAMNAFFRKCTTVTAITVYILIVGIVFNLLLRSIVDLQGHHRIVSEIFHTVVPVLFFFYWLFFVSPQKISFRVISFWLIYPIIYIIYTLFHGIVTSFYPYPFIDATKLGFKTAIVNGIFILVAFVVLSIILISVFRLKTKSFT from the coding sequence ATGGAAAAAGAAAATACCACAAAAATAAAAGGGGAAATTTTGCTGGGTATTATTTTTGCTCTCGAATTATACGCCTTGCCAGTGCAGTTTTATTTATTATTAAAAGGTTCTGAATTTACTTTTTTCAGTGCTGCTGTCCGCTTTTTTAGCTTCTTTACAATTACCACAAATTCTATAGTTTTTATTTGCACCGCCATGCTGTTATTTGGCGGAAAATGCGCAATGAATGCTTTTTTTCGAAAATGTACAACAGTCACTGCCATAACGGTTTATATTTTAATTGTTGGAATTGTTTTCAATTTACTTCTTCGTTCGATTGTTGACTTGCAAGGGCATCATCGTATTGTGAGCGAAATATTTCATACAGTTGTTCCTGTTTTATTCTTTTTTTATTGGCTGTTTTTTGTCAGTCCGCAAAAGATATCTTTTAGAGTTATTTCTTTTTGGCTGATTTATCCAATCATTTACATCATTTATACTTTGTTTCACGGAATTGTGACAAGTTTTTATCCGTATCCTTTTATTGATGCAACTAAATTGGGCTTCAAAACTGCAATTGTAAATGGTATATTTATTTTAGTTGCTTTTGTGGTTTTATCTATTATTTTGATTTCTGTTTTTAGATTAAAGACTAAAAGTTTTACTTAA
- a CDS encoding alpha-L-fucosidase translates to MKKIILSLCLFGVISNVSSQEFANSPKPFGPVPTQKQIDWQEMEFYAFVHFSLNTFTNKEWGFGDESPELFNPSQLDVRQWARVVKEAGMKGIILVAKHHDGFCLWPSAYTERSVKNSPWENGKGDLVKELAAACKEYDLKLGLYLSPWDRNHPQYGKPEYITYFRNQLKELLTNYGDVFEMWFDGANGGDGYYGGANETRKINSLTYYNWDETYKLIYSIAPNTLVWGVGPSEARWIGNEEGRAGKTNWSLLRQKDELAGKVHYSEFMSGHEDGEKWVPGEADVSIRPGWFYHSVEDDKVRSLDEMVDIYYESIGRNATLLLNLPVDKRGLVHENDEERLKELVATIKADFKKELLKETKVQASNIRANDSNFGPQNVIDGNKNTYWSTDDKVKQASIEFTFKKPTAINRILLQEYIKLGQRVKAFSVETNVNGQWKTIANETTIGYKRILRLDRVIASAIRVNILDAKAGFVISTIEAFNAPTFVKEPQILRDKNGLVTIKSEDGNAVYYSLDGKKPSEKSILYKAPFTYNKAVTIQAISRNTKEKINSTVKTAKYGVSKEKWRVISISSGDDKSVEKIIDGDANTAWGFGNNENKLPQTIIIDMGELSTIKGFTYTPQQVGSNLSLISNYEFYTSEDNITWTKQSEGEFSNIKHNPIEQIKSFAAVKARFLRFVATGAVGNSQTVSIAEIEVVE, encoded by the coding sequence ATGAAAAAAATAATCCTTTCCTTATGCCTTTTTGGCGTAATATCTAATGTTTCAAGTCAGGAATTTGCCAATTCTCCAAAGCCTTTTGGACCAGTTCCGACGCAAAAACAAATCGACTGGCAGGAAATGGAATTCTATGCTTTTGTGCATTTTTCATTAAACACTTTTACCAATAAAGAATGGGGTTTTGGAGACGAATCGCCAGAACTTTTTAATCCGTCGCAATTAGACGTTCGCCAATGGGCGCGCGTGGTTAAAGAGGCCGGAATGAAAGGAATTATTCTGGTGGCTAAACATCATGACGGATTTTGTCTTTGGCCGTCAGCTTATACAGAACGTTCTGTAAAGAATTCGCCTTGGGAAAACGGTAAAGGAGATTTGGTAAAAGAATTGGCTGCTGCCTGTAAAGAATACGATTTAAAACTTGGTTTATACCTTTCGCCTTGGGACAGAAATCATCCTCAATATGGTAAACCTGAATATATTACGTATTTCAGAAATCAGTTGAAAGAATTATTGACCAATTACGGCGATGTTTTCGAAATGTGGTTTGACGGTGCAAACGGTGGCGATGGCTATTATGGCGGGGCAAACGAAACCAGAAAAATTAATTCGCTGACGTATTACAATTGGGATGAAACTTATAAGTTAATTTACAGTATCGCACCAAATACTTTGGTTTGGGGCGTTGGACCATCTGAAGCAAGATGGATTGGAAATGAAGAAGGACGTGCTGGAAAAACAAATTGGTCGTTGCTTCGCCAAAAGGATGAATTGGCTGGAAAAGTACATTACAGCGAATTTATGTCGGGGCATGAAGATGGAGAAAAATGGGTTCCTGGCGAAGCCGATGTTTCGATTAGACCAGGATGGTTTTATCATTCAGTTGAAGACGATAAGGTTCGTTCACTTGATGAAATGGTCGATATTTATTATGAATCGATTGGACGAAATGCGACTTTGTTATTAAATCTTCCAGTTGATAAACGAGGTTTGGTTCACGAAAATGACGAAGAAAGATTGAAAGAATTGGTTGCGACAATCAAAGCCGATTTCAAGAAAGAATTATTAAAAGAAACGAAAGTCCAAGCTTCCAACATTCGTGCAAACGATTCAAATTTCGGACCTCAAAATGTTATTGACGGAAATAAAAATACGTATTGGTCAACAGACGATAAAGTAAAACAAGCTTCAATTGAATTTACGTTTAAAAAACCAACAGCGATAAATAGAATTTTACTTCAAGAATATATTAAACTTGGACAACGTGTAAAAGCATTTTCTGTTGAAACAAATGTAAACGGACAATGGAAAACAATTGCCAATGAAACTACAATTGGTTACAAAAGAATTTTGCGTTTAGATCGTGTTATCGCTTCTGCTATCAGAGTAAATATTTTAGATGCAAAAGCTGGATTTGTAATTAGTACAATTGAAGCATTTAATGCACCAACTTTCGTTAAAGAGCCACAAATTCTTCGTGATAAAAACGGTTTGGTTACGATTAAATCGGAAGATGGAAATGCTGTTTATTATTCGCTTGACGGAAAAAAACCTTCGGAAAAAAGCATTTTATACAAAGCGCCATTTACTTATAATAAAGCAGTAACAATTCAAGCCATTTCGAGAAATACAAAAGAGAAAATCAACAGCACCGTGAAAACTGCAAAATATGGTGTTTCTAAAGAAAAATGGAGAGTAATTTCTATTTCTAGCGGAGATGATAAATCGGTTGAAAAAATTATTGATGGCGATGCCAATACTGCTTGGGGATTCGGAAACAATGAGAATAAATTGCCTCAAACCATTATTATCGATATGGGAGAATTAAGCACAATAAAAGGTTTTACATATACGCCACAGCAAGTTGGAAGCAATTTGAGCTTGATTTCAAATTATGAGTTTTATACGAGCGAAGATAATATTACTTGGACCAAACAATCAGAAGGAGAATTCTCAAATATAAAACATAATCCGATTGAACAAATTAAGAGTTTTGCTGCAGTAAAAGCAAGATTTTTAAGATTTGTAGCTACAGGAGCAGTAGGAAATAGTCAAACTGTTTCGATTGCTGAAATTGAAGTTGTGGAATAA
- the nagB gene encoding glucosamine-6-phosphate deaminase: protein MIKEDIGFREAGKFEETRYEKIHNVIFESSQEASVLVAREIANLIQRKNELNEPCVLGLATGSSPIKVYEELVRMHKEEGLSFANVVTFNLDEYYPMDKNDIQSYYHFMHEHLFHHVNIHPENINIPDGQVSAEELQQYCIDYEMKIISYGGLDFQLLGIGRTGHIGFNEPGSHVNSGTRSITLDHLTRIDAASSFLGIDNVPRKAITMGIGTVRNAKRIVLLGWGISKAGIIKKTIEGEVSSQVPATYLQEHHNTTFVLDIEASSELTRVKTPWLVKSCVWTDELKLKAVAWLSELTKKPFLKLTDKDYNDNGMSSLLTEEGTAYDLNIKMFNKMQQTITGWPGGKPNADDTYRPERSTPEKKRIIIFSPHPDDDVISMGGTFDRLVEQGHEVHVAYQTSGNIAVSNEEALKFAEISKALNPNSEISKEIIDFLKNRTGTEIDAPEVRKLKGLIRRSESFGATRYIGLPDSNVNFLDLPFYETGTVKKNNLSDADVDIMCDIIERIKPHQIYAAGDLADPHGTHKVCLDSLFEALKKLKNENFMKDCWVWLYRGAWHEWESYQIDMAVPMSPDQVLKKRHAIFYHQSQKDGVMFQGDDSREFWVRVEDRNRLTAEKYHSLGLADYSAIEAFKRYHF, encoded by the coding sequence ATGATTAAAGAAGATATAGGTTTTAGAGAAGCTGGTAAATTTGAAGAAACTCGTTACGAGAAAATTCATAATGTTATTTTCGAATCTTCGCAGGAAGCTTCTGTATTAGTAGCTCGTGAAATTGCCAATTTAATTCAGAGAAAAAATGAACTAAACGAACCTTGTGTTTTAGGTTTAGCTACAGGTTCTTCGCCAATAAAAGTTTACGAAGAATTGGTTCGAATGCATAAAGAGGAAGGCTTAAGTTTTGCAAACGTAGTTACTTTCAATTTAGATGAATATTATCCGATGGATAAAAATGATATTCAGAGTTATTATCATTTTATGCACGAGCATTTGTTTCATCATGTAAACATTCATCCAGAAAATATAAATATTCCAGACGGACAAGTAAGTGCAGAGGAATTACAGCAATATTGTATAGATTACGAGATGAAAATTATCTCTTATGGAGGATTAGATTTTCAGCTTTTAGGAATCGGTAGAACGGGACATATCGGATTTAATGAGCCAGGTTCTCACGTAAATTCTGGAACAAGAAGTATTACTCTAGATCATTTGACTCGTATTGATGCTGCTTCTTCTTTTTTAGGAATTGATAATGTTCCTAGAAAAGCCATTACAATGGGAATTGGAACCGTTAGAAATGCAAAAAGAATTGTTTTGCTTGGTTGGGGAATAAGTAAAGCAGGAATTATAAAAAAGACAATCGAGGGCGAGGTTTCTTCGCAAGTGCCAGCAACGTATTTACAAGAGCATCACAACACAACATTTGTTCTAGATATAGAAGCTTCGTCTGAACTAACACGTGTAAAAACGCCTTGGCTTGTAAAGTCTTGTGTTTGGACTGACGAATTAAAATTAAAAGCGGTGGCTTGGTTAAGTGAGTTAACGAAGAAACCTTTCCTAAAACTGACGGATAAAGATTATAACGACAACGGAATGTCGAGTCTTTTGACGGAGGAAGGAACTGCATACGACTTGAACATTAAGATGTTTAACAAAATGCAGCAAACCATCACGGGATGGCCGGGCGGAAAACCCAATGCTGATGATACTTACAGACCGGAGCGTTCCACGCCGGAAAAGAAAAGAATTATCATTTTCAGCCCACATCCAGATGATGATGTGATTTCGATGGGAGGGACTTTTGATCGTTTGGTAGAGCAGGGGCATGAAGTTCATGTGGCTTATCAGACTTCTGGAAATATTGCCGTTTCGAATGAAGAAGCGTTGAAGTTTGCAGAAATTTCAAAAGCTTTAAATCCAAATTCTGAAATTTCGAAGGAGATTATTGATTTTCTTAAAAATAGAACTGGAACAGAAATCGATGCGCCAGAAGTTAGAAAATTAAAAGGATTAATTAGAAGAAGCGAATCTTTTGGAGCTACGCGTTATATTGGTTTGCCAGATTCTAACGTAAACTTTTTAGATCTTCCGTTTTACGAAACAGGAACAGTTAAAAAGAATAATCTTTCGGATGCAGATGTCGACATTATGTGTGACATTATTGAAAGAATAAAACCGCATCAAATTTATGCCGCTGGAGATTTAGCAGATCCGCACGGAACTCATAAAGTGTGTTTAGACAGTTTGTTTGAAGCTTTAAAAAAGCTAAAAAACGAAAACTTTATGAAGGATTGCTGGGTTTGGCTTTATAGAGGAGCATGGCATGAATGGGAATCGTACCAAATTGACATGGCAGTACCAATGAGTCCTGACCAAGTTTTAAAGAAACGACATGCTATTTTTTATCATCAGTCTCAAAAAGACGGCGTTATGTTTCAAGGTGATGACAGCAGAGAGTTTTGGGTGCGAGTTGAAGACAGAAATAGATTGACTGCAGAAAAATACCACAGTTTAGGATTAGCAGATTATTCGGCAATTGAGGCGTTTAAACGTTATCACTTCTAA
- a CDS encoding response regulator transcription factor, translating into MKIKCLIIDDEPLAINVIKNYIEQIEDLELINTFSNSIEGLNFLKNNTIDVIFLDINMPVLDGINFIKSLENPPLLIITSAYDQFAIETYELDVLDYLVKPIEFPRLMKAVNKINKRLNNTSKLPQENSKENPFIFVKIDKKKMKKIFLNEILVIESLKDYLKISTTSGKFIIHSTLSDFTSLLPERDFIRIHRSYTIAIDKIDAVEGNSIEIEGLRYVIGRSYIDEVKQKILNSSI; encoded by the coding sequence ATGAAAATAAAGTGTTTAATTATCGATGATGAGCCATTGGCAATAAACGTTATTAAGAATTATATTGAACAAATTGAGGATTTAGAATTAATAAACACCTTCAGTAATTCTATTGAAGGACTAAATTTTTTAAAGAACAATACTATTGATGTAATTTTTCTAGACATAAACATGCCAGTTTTAGACGGTATAAATTTTATTAAAAGTTTAGAAAATCCGCCTTTACTTATTATTACCAGCGCTTACGATCAATTTGCAATTGAAACGTACGAACTTGACGTGCTAGATTATCTGGTAAAACCAATTGAGTTTCCGAGATTGATGAAAGCCGTTAATAAAATAAATAAACGCCTTAATAATACAAGTAAACTTCCGCAGGAAAACAGCAAAGAAAATCCTTTTATCTTCGTAAAAATCGACAAGAAAAAAATGAAGAAGATTTTCTTGAACGAAATTTTAGTTATCGAAAGTTTGAAGGATTATTTAAAAATAAGCACAACTTCAGGAAAGTTTATCATTCACAGCACTTTATCTGATTTTACAAGTTTATTGCCAGAAAGAGATTTTATCAGAATCCACAGATCATACACAATTGCAATTGATAAAATTGACGCGGTTGAAGGAAATAGCATTGAAATTGAAGGACTTAGATATGTTATCGGAAGATCTTATATCGACGAAGTAAAACAGAAAATCTTGAATTCTTCTATATAA
- a CDS encoding sensor histidine kinase — protein MIFNTGKSYRLPIRYHAYFWLTYFVFNTFRWGSYFNDYVYSLKTTLLGFPIHMALCYLNILVLMPHLVYRKKYLLYIISVLSAIFVMVVVKFNLTYLLITHNVWPEGPQIINTLTLNYTIDMMMGELYVMTFVTAIKITLDLLQEQKRVTDLEKSQLETELLFLKSQISPHFFFNTLNNIYSLSVEKSNKTPKIVLKLSELMRYMLYETKEKKQSLENEILCIQNYLDLERIRNGERLEVNMYISGDIHDKEISPVLLLTFVENAFKHGVNKNTGNVIIDINFKVKGDYLYFIISNPMPELTVHKDNFNKSSGIGIENVKKRLELGYNKSDYKLSFKNKKNIFVVKLVIKVT, from the coding sequence ATGATTTTCAACACAGGCAAATCTTACAGACTCCCTATACGCTATCATGCCTACTTTTGGCTGACGTATTTTGTGTTCAACACATTCCGCTGGGGAAGCTACTTTAACGATTACGTTTACTCTTTAAAAACAACTTTGCTCGGTTTCCCAATCCACATGGCTTTATGTTACCTTAATATTTTGGTATTGATGCCACATTTGGTTTATCGCAAAAAATACCTCCTATATATTATAAGTGTACTTTCGGCTATTTTTGTCATGGTCGTCGTAAAATTCAATTTGACTTATTTGTTGATTACGCATAATGTTTGGCCAGAAGGCCCGCAAATTATTAATACGCTTACGCTAAATTATACAATAGATATGATGATGGGCGAATTATATGTTATGACTTTTGTTACAGCTATTAAAATCACCTTAGATTTATTACAAGAACAAAAACGTGTAACCGACTTAGAAAAATCCCAATTAGAAACCGAATTATTGTTTTTAAAGTCTCAAATTTCACCTCACTTTTTCTTTAATACCTTAAATAATATTTATTCGCTTTCTGTAGAAAAATCAAATAAAACGCCAAAAATAGTTTTAAAACTTTCCGAATTAATGCGTTATATGCTTTATGAAACAAAAGAAAAGAAACAATCTCTGGAAAATGAAATTCTCTGCATTCAGAATTATCTTGATTTGGAAAGAATTAGAAACGGAGAGCGCTTAGAGGTGAATATGTATATTTCTGGAGATATTCATGATAAAGAAATTTCACCGGTTTTACTTCTGACTTTCGTTGAAAATGCCTTTAAACATGGAGTAAACAAAAACACTGGAAATGTTATAATTGACATTAATTTTAAAGTAAAAGGCGATTATCTTTATTTTATTATTTCAAACCCAATGCCTGAATTAACCGTACATAAAGATAATTTTAACAAGTCAAGTGGTATAGGTATTGAAAACGTGAAAAAAAGACTTGAATTAGGATATAATAAAAGTGACTATAAGCTTTCATTTAAAAATAAAAAGAATATTTTTGTCGTTAAACTAGTTATAAAAGTCACATAG